The following coding sequences are from one Negativicutes bacterium window:
- a CDS encoding HD domain-containing protein: MNGTMDENYPWDQATGPGIDAGYFNNRDPRTGLYRHNYLRQEMKKLDDENRLPFSLIIGEINGPGFDAASLGCDEEDRLMIRSVEILKDCCRKAGVLAAIVGKSFSILLPETNDLEADRILTQIIHRFSTFQSNIGDGTVVITLSCGCATKSKPQEALETIIKTAIENMNQHKLLQNREQCTSLIHFIATVMHEKSRETEEHSLRLIKYARAIGTEMHLSNHQMNNLELLSIVHDIGKFIISDSVLTKPFALSAAENKVIHEHTEIGYRMALSYEELKPIAYDILCHHEFWNGKGYPLGLKATEIPLLARIVSILDAYDAMTNNRSYRKAMNKRSAIAEIKKFSGSQFDPTIADLFVARIVDRVD; encoded by the coding sequence ATGAATGGAACGATGGATGAGAATTATCCGTGGGATCAGGCGACCGGGCCGGGGATTGATGCCGGATATTTTAACAATCGCGATCCCAGAACGGGTTTATATCGCCATAATTACTTAAGGCAGGAAATGAAGAAGCTGGATGATGAGAACCGGCTGCCTTTTTCCTTGATCATCGGTGAAATCAATGGTCCTGGCTTTGACGCCGCTTCCTTGGGCTGCGATGAAGAAGACAGGCTGATGATCCGCTCGGTGGAAATACTGAAAGACTGCTGCCGCAAAGCGGGTGTTTTGGCAGCTATTGTCGGTAAAAGTTTCAGCATTCTTTTACCAGAGACCAATGATCTGGAAGCCGACCGTATTCTAACGCAAATTATTCATCGTTTCAGTACCTTTCAAAGCAATATCGGCGACGGAACGGTCGTCATCACCCTGTCCTGCGGCTGCGCCACCAAGAGCAAACCGCAGGAAGCGCTGGAAACGATCATCAAAACCGCAATAGAAAACATGAATCAGCATAAGCTGCTGCAGAATCGGGAACAGTGTACTTCTTTAATCCATTTCATTGCCACGGTCATGCATGAAAAAAGCCGGGAAACGGAAGAACACTCCCTGCGCCTGATCAAGTATGCGCGCGCAATCGGGACTGAAATGCATTTATCAAATCATCAGATGAACAATTTGGAATTACTTTCCATTGTGCATGATATCGGGAAATTTATTATCAGCGATTCCGTTTTAACCAAACCGTTTGCCCTCTCGGCAGCTGAAAATAAGGTGATTCACGAGCATACCGAAATTGGTTATCGCATGGCGCTCTCTTATGAAGAGCTGAAACCGATCGCTTATGACATTCTTTGTCATCACGAATTCTGGAACGGAAAAGGCTATCCGCTTGGTCTGAAAGCAACGGAAATACCGCTGCTCGCCCGCATCGTATCGATTCTGGATGCCTATGATGCCATGACCAATAACCGGTCGTACCGCAAGGCGATGAACAAGCGGTCTGCCATTGCAGAAATCAAGAAATTTTCCGGCAGCCAATTTGATCCGACCATTGCAGACTTATTTGTGGCACGCATTGTGGACCGGGTCGATTAG
- a CDS encoding signal peptidase I, protein MKTRTALKLPGWKIVLRNLFLVFLSLIILFNLYVISAQFFQKNELPKIFGYAQVVVVSGSMLPEIQVGDLLIIHQQAEYAVNDVITYRSGASLVTHRLLSVQGDQLVTKGDANNVADPAIALSQVEGKVVLRLSGLGKLIYFLKTKQGIYLTALLAILLFAVPYAADAIREYKNKPKQ, encoded by the coding sequence ATGAAAACAAGGACAGCGCTGAAATTACCGGGTTGGAAAATTGTCCTACGCAATCTGTTCCTTGTTTTTTTGAGTCTGATCATTCTGTTTAATCTTTATGTAATCAGCGCACAGTTTTTTCAAAAAAACGAATTGCCGAAGATTTTCGGTTATGCCCAGGTCGTCGTGGTTTCCGGCAGCATGCTGCCGGAAATCCAGGTCGGCGATCTTTTGATCATTCATCAGCAGGCAGAGTATGCCGTGAACGATGTGATCACTTACCGTTCCGGTGCGAGCTTAGTGACGCACCGTCTTCTTTCTGTGCAGGGGGATCAGTTGGTGACCAAAGGCGATGCCAATAATGTGGCGGATCCGGCCATTGCTTTGTCGCAAGTGGAAGGGAAAGTCGTGCTGCGCTTGTCCGGTTTGGGTAAGCTGATCTATTTTCTCAAAACGAAACAGGGCATTTATCTGACGGCGTTGCTGGCGATCCTCTTGTTTGCGGTACCCTATGCGGCAGACGCCATCCGGGAGTATAAAAATAAACCAAAGCAGTGA
- a CDS encoding carboxypeptidase-like regulatory domain-containing protein: MLPKLKTAEEVICLAQSNHETTIKMTETQEKQTTLRRLWWLLLLLLLLLSLSFSYIGYLIGKQANLDDFTGRIVDTIELDLGESGQSGEAQPVTLYQFDISGTVMYTDGRPYRNGIVELRSDVRYTVTDANGNFEFLRVSEGQHTISVIEGSRRLASSTVTFTGVNSLRIKQTIRLGNGHYLIKIPLEVTVINLVVELKGEGEQETIVLDPDTVLPSEAGQPDLSVHPILPGDLSPQDGGSSTPTNPTNPTNPTNPTNPTNPTNPGEPLPPEGPLTPTVPGKPDPVIPAEPSTPTNPTTPVLPADPGLPAAQTPNRAPNLIVTDTIAPARVWQQATAVDIFAPRDGNTGVSKIGGQTVIAPGATGRYIFKIKNPENFAVVFQIRLREEDQNFPRLPMRYRLSQGVIPRGTNQYYDWKSAEDVSLLNLTLAAKSETFYTLEWQWQDTSDSIDTTIGMQQGNPLYILDILIGGTFQ, translated from the coding sequence TTGCTGCCGAAATTAAAAACTGCGGAGGAGGTGATCTGCCTGGCTCAGTCGAATCATGAAACGACAATAAAAATGACGGAAACGCAGGAAAAGCAGACCACACTCCGGCGTTTATGGTGGCTGCTGCTTTTGTTGTTGCTGCTGCTCTCCCTTTCTTTCAGCTATATCGGCTACTTGATTGGCAAGCAGGCAAATCTGGATGATTTCACCGGGCGCATCGTGGATACGATTGAGCTCGACTTGGGTGAAAGCGGACAGAGCGGCGAAGCACAGCCGGTCACCTTATACCAGTTTGACATTTCGGGCACGGTTATGTATACCGACGGCAGGCCGTATCGCAACGGTATCGTCGAACTGAGAAGCGATGTGCGCTATACCGTTACCGATGCGAACGGCAACTTTGAATTCTTACGTGTCAGCGAAGGGCAGCATACGATCAGCGTCATTGAGGGAAGCAGGCGGCTTGCCTCCAGCACGGTCACCTTTACCGGCGTCAATTCCTTAAGAATCAAACAAACCATCCGGCTTGGCAATGGCCATTATCTGATCAAGATTCCTTTGGAAGTCACGGTCATCAACCTGGTGGTGGAATTAAAAGGCGAAGGGGAGCAGGAGACGATTGTTCTGGATCCGGATACGGTGCTGCCAAGCGAAGCGGGTCAGCCCGATTTGTCCGTTCATCCAATCCTGCCGGGTGATCTCAGCCCGCAGGACGGCGGCAGCAGCACCCCGACGAATCCCACCAATCCGACCAATCCGACGAATCCGACCAATCCGACGAATCCCACCAACCCGGGCGAGCCGTTGCCGCCGGAAGGGCCGCTGACGCCAACGGTGCCGGGCAAGCCGGACCCGGTGATTCCGGCGGAGCCATCCACGCCAACCAACCCGACCACCCCTGTGCTGCCGGCTGATCCCGGTCTGCCGGCTGCGCAAACCCCAAACAGGGCTCCCAACCTGATTGTCACGGATACCATTGCCCCCGCCCGGGTCTGGCAGCAGGCCACCGCCGTCGATATTTTTGCGCCGCGCGACGGCAATACCGGCGTCAGCAAAATCGGCGGGCAAACCGTGATTGCGCCCGGCGCCACCGGCAGATATATCTTTAAGATCAAAAACCCGGAGAACTTTGCCGTTGTTTTCCAGATCCGGCTCCGGGAAGAGGATCAGAATTTTCCCAGGCTGCCGATGCGTTACCGCCTGTCGCAAGGTGTGATCCCGAGAGGCACAAATCAGTATTACGACTGGAAATCGGCAGAGGATGTCAGCCTGCTCAATCTGACGCTGGCTGCCAAAAGTGAGACTTTTTACACATTGGAATGGCAGTGGCAGGATACCTCCGACAGCATCGACACCACAATCGGGATGCAGCAGGGGAATCCTCTCTATATTCTGGATATTTTGATTGGAGGTACCTTTCAATGA
- the mscL gene encoding large-conductance mechanosensitive channel protein MscL, translating to MISEFKKFIMRGNVIDLAVGVIIGGAFGKIVTSLVNDIVMPLLSVILGRINLAGLKVIINPASATSGEVALKYGAFLQSVIDFLIVALAIFLMIKLLSSFKKKEKAAPVIPPAPSKEEVLLAEIRDLLQAKSQS from the coding sequence ATGATTTCGGAATTTAAAAAATTTATTATGCGGGGAAATGTTATTGATCTGGCAGTCGGCGTGATTATCGGCGGCGCCTTCGGAAAAATCGTCACGTCGCTGGTCAACGATATCGTGATGCCGCTGCTCAGCGTGATTTTAGGCAGGATTAATCTGGCCGGCTTGAAAGTGATCATCAATCCCGCCAGCGCGACAAGCGGAGAAGTCGCCTTGAAATATGGCGCTTTTCTGCAATCCGTCATCGACTTTTTGATTGTCGCCCTGGCGATTTTTCTGATGATCAAACTGCTTTCCTCCTTTAAGAAAAAAGAGAAAGCAGCGCCGGTCATTCCGCCGGCTCCTTCCAAAGAAGAAGTGCTGCTGGCTGAAATCAGAGATCTCCTGCAAGCAAAAAGTCAAAGCTAG
- a CDS encoding LysR family transcriptional regulator, with translation MHHLKVFVTVCEWNSITKAAEQLYLAQPAVSRTIKELETEYDLQLFDRISRHLYLTEAGKNLLGYARPILDLLEEMETNLRSQGSTGKLRIGASITIGSYFMPDYVRQFKISYPQTAIFVTIDSSETIEKMIAASELDFALIEGVTHLDSIVSETYLDDELVAVCPVNHRFSNAEPIALDQFLAEPFLLREKGSGTRELFDQILAAQNLAVRPIWESTSTTALVNAVSRGLGLSVLPYILVEEKLQRQEIALVRVQGLQLKRKFTIIRHKNKLLSVAAQAFIAMCRQSPVRKEAAPPDEHR, from the coding sequence CTGCATCATTTAAAAGTATTCGTCACCGTCTGTGAATGGAACAGCATTACCAAAGCCGCCGAACAGCTTTACCTGGCTCAGCCGGCAGTCAGCCGGACCATCAAGGAATTGGAAACAGAATATGATCTTCAGCTGTTTGACCGGATTTCCCGGCACCTCTATCTGACGGAAGCCGGCAAGAACTTACTCGGCTATGCCAGACCGATCCTCGATTTGTTGGAAGAGATGGAAACAAATCTGCGCAGCCAGGGCAGCACCGGAAAACTGCGCATCGGCGCCAGCATTACCATCGGCAGCTACTTTATGCCCGATTACGTGCGGCAATTCAAAATCAGTTATCCACAGACAGCCATTTTCGTGACGATTGACAGTTCCGAAACCATTGAAAAAATGATTGCGGCCAGCGAACTGGATTTTGCCTTGATTGAAGGCGTTACGCATCTGGACAGTATTGTTTCGGAAACTTATCTGGACGATGAATTGGTTGCAGTCTGCCCGGTCAACCATCGATTCAGCAACGCTGAGCCGATCGCGCTGGATCAATTTCTGGCCGAACCCTTCCTCCTGCGGGAAAAAGGCAGCGGCACCAGAGAATTATTCGATCAGATTCTGGCAGCCCAGAACCTTGCCGTGCGGCCAATCTGGGAGAGTACCAGCACAACCGCGCTGGTCAATGCGGTCAGCCGCGGGCTGGGGCTCTCCGTTTTGCCTTACATTCTGGTGGAAGAAAAACTGCAGCGGCAGGAGATTGCGCTGGTTCGGGTGCAGGGTTTGCAGTTGAAACGTAAATTCACGATCATCCGGCACAAGAACAAGCTGCTTTCCGTCGCGGCGCAGGCTTTTATCGCAATGTGCAGGCAGTCGCCGGTAAGGAAAGAAGCTGCGCCGCCGGATGAGCACCGCTAA
- a CDS encoding chromate transporter yields the protein MKRDAKFYTLLFFTTFQLSAFTFGGGYVIVPLMKKQFVEKLAWIDEKEMLDFAAIAQATPGPMAVNAATLLGYHLAGIKGALVAIFGTVLPPFILLSVISLFYTAFAANPIVKNVLRAMQAAVSAVILDVVFGMAGSIIQKKQLIAFLLMIAAFLASAFFEVDVITIILVCAAVGLLSTLISKRKAKGTSDDLS from the coding sequence TTGAAACGTGATGCAAAATTTTATACTCTGCTTTTCTTTACTACTTTTCAATTGAGTGCTTTTACCTTTGGCGGCGGTTATGTGATTGTGCCGCTGATGAAAAAGCAGTTCGTGGAAAAACTCGCCTGGATTGATGAAAAAGAAATGCTCGACTTTGCCGCTATCGCTCAGGCCACACCCGGTCCGATGGCAGTCAACGCCGCCACTTTGCTCGGTTATCATCTCGCCGGCATCAAAGGCGCGCTCGTGGCAATTTTCGGCACGGTTCTGCCGCCGTTTATTTTATTATCGGTGATCTCACTCTTCTATACTGCTTTTGCTGCCAACCCAATCGTGAAAAATGTGCTGCGCGCCATGCAGGCTGCCGTCAGCGCGGTGATTTTGGATGTGGTATTTGGCATGGCCGGCTCGATCATCCAAAAAAAGCAGCTGATTGCCTTCTTGCTGATGATTGCCGCTTTTCTTGCCAGCGCGTTCTTTGAGGTTGACGTGATCACGATCATTCTGGTCTGCGCGGCGGTTGGTCTCTTATCTACCCTGATCTCAAAACGGAAAGCAAAGGGGACCTCTGATGATCTATCTTAA
- a CDS encoding chromate transporter, which translates to MIYLNLFWSFFQIGLFSIGGGYAAMPLIQNQVVRLHAWLTLQEFGDIVTISQMTPGPIAINAATFVGTRIAGFGGALTATLGCILPSCLIVLLFAALYKKYQNLDTVQGILGGLRPAVIGLIASAGLTILSLAIWHGEAASPDPGSIDFLAVLLIALCLFFLRKSKLNPTYIMLAAGVIGGLLYTLLPLA; encoded by the coding sequence ATGATCTATCTTAATTTATTCTGGTCGTTTTTCCAGATCGGTCTCTTCAGCATCGGCGGCGGCTATGCAGCCATGCCCCTGATTCAAAATCAGGTTGTCCGGCTGCACGCCTGGCTGACTCTGCAGGAATTTGGCGATATCGTCACAATTTCCCAGATGACGCCCGGACCGATTGCCATCAATGCAGCCACCTTTGTCGGCACCCGCATCGCAGGATTTGGCGGCGCTCTGACAGCCACCCTGGGCTGTATCCTGCCCTCCTGCCTGATTGTCCTGCTGTTCGCCGCTCTCTACAAGAAATATCAGAATCTGGACACGGTGCAGGGAATTCTCGGCGGCTTGCGCCCGGCGGTGATCGGGCTGATCGCCTCGGCCGGTCTGACCATTCTCAGTCTGGCCATTTGGCATGGTGAAGCGGCTTCGCCGGATCCTGGCAGCATTGATTTTTTGGCGGTTCTCCTGATTGCGCTCTGCCTGTTCTTCCTGCGCAAAAGCAAGCTCAATCCCACCTATATTATGCTGGCAGCCGGTGTGATCGGCGGTCTGCTTTATACTTTATTGCCGCTCGCCTAA
- the nadC gene encoding carboxylating nicotinate-nucleotide diphosphorylase, which translates to MQNSRQLDELLFLALEEDIGHGDITTNATVAPERWARANVIAKAEGIVCGLFVMQRIFFLLDPQIQCTFCLNEGDPISKGTILAKISGPAGSILSGERVALNFLQHLSGIATRTRAAVLQVQGTKTKIVDTRKTMPGLRWVEKYAVQIGGALNHRYNLADGVLIKDNHIAAAGGIAPAIAGVRRQVPHLMKIEIEVENMLQLTEALQGGAEVILLDNMSAAEMAEAVQVVAGRALTEASGNMGEKDLREIAATGVDFISIGALTHSVKALDISLRFVNEA; encoded by the coding sequence ATGCAAAATTCCCGGCAGTTGGATGAATTATTGTTTCTGGCTTTGGAGGAGGATATCGGTCACGGCGATATCACGACGAATGCGACCGTTGCTCCCGAGCGGTGGGCGCGGGCAAACGTCATCGCCAAGGCAGAGGGAATTGTCTGCGGTTTGTTCGTCATGCAGCGCATATTTTTCTTGCTGGATCCGCAGATTCAATGTACATTTTGCCTAAATGAAGGGGATCCGATCAGCAAAGGCACGATTTTAGCAAAGATCAGCGGACCGGCCGGCAGTATCTTGAGCGGCGAGCGTGTCGCCTTGAATTTTCTGCAGCATCTGTCCGGTATCGCGACCCGGACCCGCGCTGCCGTGCTGCAGGTGCAGGGCACGAAAACCAAAATTGTCGATACCCGTAAAACCATGCCGGGTTTGCGTTGGGTGGAAAAATACGCGGTGCAGATTGGCGGCGCGCTGAATCATCGCTATAATCTGGCGGACGGTGTCCTGATCAAAGACAATCATATCGCGGCAGCGGGAGGGATTGCGCCGGCCATCGCCGGCGTGCGCCGGCAAGTGCCGCATCTCATGAAAATAGAAATTGAAGTGGAGAATATGCTGCAGCTGACGGAAGCGCTGCAAGGCGGTGCCGAGGTGATTCTTCTGGATAATATGAGTGCGGCAGAGATGGCAGAGGCGGTGCAAGTCGTCGCCGGCCGAGCCTTGACGGAAGCCTCCGGCAACATGGGCGAGAAGGATCTGCGGGAAATTGCGGCAACCGGGGTCGATTTTATCTCCATCGGGGCCCTAACCCATTCGGTCAAAGCCCTGGATATCAGTTTACGTTTTGTCAATGAAGCATAG
- the nadA gene encoding quinolinate synthase NadA codes for MKKRKQQNRKKRETALPNTELIKKIEKLKKERHAVVLAHLYQPAEIQDIADFVGDSLELSRMAKTTGAEVIVFCGVTFMAETAKILNPGRMVLLPDRSAGCPMADSIDAQEILRLKEQYPKAAVVCYVNSSIEVKAVSDICCTSANAVKIVRGLAEQQVIFVPDQNLGRYLAAFCPEKQIVLAKGFCPTHHFITVQQVNETKQQHPAALLLVHPECPPEISGMSDLTGSTAQIIDFAAHSPAQEFIIATEAGILHQLQLACPGKQFYPAAPRLICANMKKTTLPNLAAALEELKFVVQVDEKIRQKAARSLERMLALS; via the coding sequence ATGAAAAAGCGGAAGCAACAAAACAGAAAGAAGAGGGAAACAGCTTTGCCGAATACGGAACTGATCAAGAAAATTGAAAAACTAAAAAAGGAACGCCATGCCGTGGTTCTGGCGCATCTCTATCAGCCGGCAGAAATTCAGGATATTGCCGATTTTGTGGGTGATTCCCTGGAATTGAGCCGCATGGCCAAAACAACCGGCGCGGAGGTGATCGTTTTTTGCGGTGTTACCTTTATGGCGGAGACCGCGAAAATCCTGAACCCCGGGCGCATGGTGCTTTTGCCGGACCGAAGCGCCGGCTGCCCCATGGCCGACAGTATCGACGCGCAGGAAATTCTGCGGCTGAAAGAGCAGTATCCCAAAGCGGCAGTCGTCTGCTATGTCAACTCCTCCATCGAAGTCAAGGCGGTCAGCGATATCTGCTGCACCTCCGCCAATGCCGTGAAAATCGTGCGGGGCTTAGCGGAACAGCAAGTGATCTTTGTGCCGGACCAAAATCTCGGCCGCTATCTTGCCGCTTTCTGCCCGGAAAAGCAGATCGTTTTAGCCAAAGGTTTCTGCCCGACGCATCACTTTATCACCGTGCAGCAGGTGAACGAGACCAAACAGCAGCATCCGGCAGCCTTGCTGCTGGTGCATCCGGAATGTCCTCCGGAAATCTCAGGGATGTCCGATCTCACCGGCAGCACGGCTCAGATTATCGATTTTGCCGCTCATTCCCCGGCGCAGGAATTTATCATTGCGACCGAAGCAGGCATTTTACATCAGCTTCAGCTGGCTTGTCCCGGCAAACAATTTTATCCGGCCGCCCCGCGCCTGATCTGCGCCAATATGAAAAAAACGACGCTGCCGAATCTGGCGGCGGCGTTAGAGGAATTAAAATTTGTTGTGCAAGTGGATGAAAAGATCAGACAAAAAGCGGCGCGCAGTCTGGAACGCATGCTGGCGCTTTCCTAG
- a CDS encoding transcription repressor NadR, whose protein sequence is MDANNRREKILEVISRADKPITGSELALLLGVTRQIVVQDIALLKAGGQPLLSTVAGYIYLGSAAKNRCLKVFTCYHKTLPEAEVELKMIVRQGGLVRDVIVDHPIYGEITGSLMLGSLAAVESWLQRVRASRSLMLTTITDGIHMHTVEAADEETLNQIESALRNAGLLYEKAEATKQKEEGNSFAEYGTDQEN, encoded by the coding sequence ATGGATGCAAACAACAGAAGGGAAAAGATCCTGGAGGTCATCAGCCGGGCGGATAAACCGATCACCGGCAGCGAACTGGCGCTGCTGCTGGGTGTGACGAGACAGATCGTTGTGCAAGATATCGCTTTGCTCAAAGCAGGCGGTCAGCCGCTGCTTTCTACCGTTGCCGGTTATATTTATCTGGGCAGCGCTGCCAAAAACCGTTGTCTGAAGGTGTTCACCTGTTATCATAAAACGCTGCCGGAAGCAGAGGTGGAACTGAAAATGATCGTGCGGCAGGGCGGTCTGGTGCGCGACGTGATTGTGGATCATCCGATCTACGGGGAAATTACCGGCAGCCTGATGCTCGGCTCATTGGCGGCCGTTGAGTCCTGGCTGCAGAGAGTCCGCGCCAGCCGTTCGCTGATGCTCACCACCATCACCGATGGCATCCACATGCATACCGTGGAAGCGGCAGACGAAGAAACGCTGAATCAAATTGAGTCCGCCCTGCGCAACGCCGGGCTGCTTTATGAAAAAGCGGAAGCAACAAAACAGAAAGAAGAGGGAAACAGCTTTGCCGAATACGGAACTGATCAAGAAAATTGA
- a CDS encoding Type 1 glutamine amidotransferase-like domain-containing protein: MSTIKPLYLLAGGRPRDPQAMLAAIKAILAECGTVRPRIAYLGAANGDQVGFFQSIKSMLQEAGAGEVFLLQLARPKIDLAAVKQALENADAVFISGGEVEDGMRWLQRHQLIDFLAQLRQGGKLFFGMSAGSIMMGSAWVRWQDPADDSTAALFDCLGFVPTVFDTHAEDEDWVELKKVLQLQGEGACGYGIPSGSLLRVDAEGKMTTYGSPLLCYLNHAGQVQRK, translated from the coding sequence ATGAGTACAATCAAACCGCTTTATTTACTTGCCGGCGGCCGGCCGCGTGACCCGCAGGCTATGCTCGCTGCCATCAAAGCCATTCTCGCCGAATGCGGCACCGTCAGGCCACGGATTGCCTATCTGGGCGCAGCCAACGGGGATCAGGTGGGCTTTTTTCAATCCATCAAAAGTATGCTGCAGGAGGCAGGCGCGGGTGAAGTCTTCTTGTTGCAATTAGCCCGGCCAAAAATCGATCTGGCGGCCGTAAAGCAGGCGCTGGAAAACGCGGACGCTGTTTTCATCTCGGGAGGAGAAGTGGAGGACGGCATGCGCTGGCTGCAGCGGCATCAATTGATTGATTTTCTGGCTCAGTTGCGTCAGGGGGGGAAGCTGTTTTTTGGTATGTCAGCGGGCAGCATTATGATGGGGTCTGCCTGGGTGCGCTGGCAAGATCCCGCGGATGACAGCACAGCGGCGTTATTCGATTGTCTCGGGTTTGTGCCGACTGTCTTTGACACCCATGCCGAAGACGAGGACTGGGTTGAACTGAAGAAAGTATTACAGTTGCAAGGGGAGGGAGCCTGCGGTTACGGCATTCCCAGCGGCAGTCTGCTGCGTGTGGATGCGGAGGGCAAAATGACAACCTATGGCAGTCCTTTGCTTTGCTATCTCAATCACGCGGGACAGGTGCAAAGAAAGTAG
- a CDS encoding DNA-binding protein — protein sequence MKYFDQAKPGRTIVVRLEPGELILAGIRQVIAEAGIRDGYIASGIATFDRCRLHTAVNTKLPPEFVYPEWLDTPLEVCAIQGVIADGIPHLHVVVSDADKAVAGHLEESRILFVCEIVIQELLGQTLTRQPISEQISQLVEKV from the coding sequence ATGAAGTACTTTGACCAGGCGAAACCGGGCCGCACGATTGTTGTCAGATTGGAACCGGGTGAATTGATCTTGGCAGGGATCCGGCAGGTCATCGCCGAAGCGGGAATCCGCGACGGCTATATTGCCTCCGGTATCGCTACATTTGACCGTTGCCGCTTGCATACGGCGGTCAACACAAAGCTGCCGCCTGAATTTGTTTATCCGGAATGGCTGGATACACCGCTGGAGGTTTGCGCGATTCAAGGGGTAATTGCGGATGGCATACCGCATCTGCATGTGGTGGTTTCCGACGCCGACAAAGCGGTTGCCGGCCATTTGGAAGAAAGCCGTATTTTATTTGTTTGTGAAATTGTCATTCAGGAATTGCTGGGACAAACGCTGACACGCCAGCCGATCAGTGAGCAGATCAGCCAGCTCGTGGAAAAAGTCTGA
- a CDS encoding sodium:proton antiporter, whose amino-acid sequence MPFMIAISVLIGSLMFCVISGSSILYGLTAGAVAFVFAALALGHKPLAVGRMMWRGVRDSLMVMSILLLIGSMTGVWRACGTIPFLVYYGIHLIAPQTFILFSFLLSVAVSYLIGTSIGTCGTIGVVLMVLANAGGVNPVLTAGAVISGVYFGDRASPASSCANLVAYLTGTELYANVKLMLRDCLAPMLLTTAFYAVVSFFSPLNGSVERVTASILSSFHLSLWMLLPVAVILLAPVFKIKIKSAMAVSIVLAVLLAMLLQGQTLLNLLGILFFGYTAPGNSTAIFNGGGMFSMKNAILIMGISATFSGILKGTNMLAGVLARLDQFAAQIGLFPVMVLTSLPVSAIACNQTLSLLLEAQLMRPIYEKRNIAPNQLMLDMADSTVTIAGLIPWNTACAIPLSLLGVTAAAIPWAVFLWLLPLWGLLRNWRHANGKIKSIR is encoded by the coding sequence ATGCCTTTTATGATTGCCATCTCCGTACTGATCGGCTCTCTCATGTTTTGTGTGATCTCCGGCAGCAGCATTCTTTACGGTCTGACGGCCGGCGCCGTTGCTTTTGTCTTTGCTGCGCTTGCTTTGGGACATAAACCGCTTGCTGTGGGACGAATGATGTGGCGCGGGGTGCGCGACAGCTTGATGGTCATGAGTATTCTGCTGCTGATCGGCAGTATGACCGGCGTCTGGCGTGCCTGCGGCACGATTCCGTTTCTGGTGTATTATGGTATTCATCTGATTGCGCCGCAAACTTTTATCTTATTTTCTTTCCTGCTTTCGGTTGCCGTCTCCTATCTGATCGGCACCAGTATCGGAACCTGCGGTACGATTGGCGTCGTGCTGATGGTTCTGGCCAATGCCGGTGGTGTCAATCCGGTGCTGACGGCCGGAGCGGTTATTTCCGGCGTTTATTTTGGCGACCGCGCCAGTCCTGCTTCCAGCTGCGCTAACTTGGTTGCCTATCTGACCGGAACAGAGCTCTATGCCAATGTCAAGCTGATGCTGCGCGACTGTCTCGCGCCGATGCTGCTCACAACCGCCTTCTATGCCGTCGTCAGCTTTTTTTCCCCGCTCAATGGCAGTGTGGAGCGGGTGACCGCTTCCATTTTGTCTTCCTTTCATCTGTCCCTCTGGATGCTGCTGCCGGTGGCGGTGATTTTGCTGGCGCCAGTGTTCAAAATAAAAATCAAATCTGCCATGGCGGTCAGTATCGTTCTTGCTGTTTTGCTGGCGATGCTGCTGCAAGGGCAGACGTTGCTTAATCTGCTCGGAATCTTGTTTTTCGGCTATACGGCTCCCGGCAATTCCACGGCAATTTTCAACGGCGGCGGCATGTTCAGTATGAAGAACGCGATATTAATCATGGGGATTTCCGCCACTTTTTCCGGTATTCTCAAAGGCACGAACATGCTGGCCGGCGTTCTTGCCCGCCTGGATCAATTTGCCGCTCAAATCGGTTTGTTTCCCGTCATGGTCCTAACCAGTTTGCCGGTATCCGCCATCGCCTGCAACCAAACCCTGTCCTTACTGTTGGAAGCTCAGTTAATGCGGCCGATTTACGAAAAGCGCAACATTGCGCCGAATCAGTTGATGCTGGATATGGCGGATTCCACAGTGACCATCGCAGGTCTGATTCCCTGGAATACGGCCTGCGCGATTCCTTTGAGCCTTTTGGGTGTGACGGCGGCTGCCATTCCATGGGCAGTCTTTCTCTGGCTGCTGCCACTTTGGGGATTGCTGCGCAATTGGCGCCATGCCAATGGAAAGATCAAATCAATTCGCTGA